In the Uranotaenia lowii strain MFRU-FL chromosome 1, ASM2978415v1, whole genome shotgun sequence genome, atgccaattttggttttatttacgtagtaaattcttgagttatgcataaacttgaaagggagtaccatctCCCTTCCATTCACTCCTTTTAATAaaggggtgataacttaatatttattaaagtaTTTTTAGTAGTcgaatactttttgatgccaaatttggtttcatttgctcgattaattctcgagttatgcaaaaaaaatggaaacccccccctttctccctttatatctttccgctaaaaaggtacggcttcaatttataaaagaaacatttctcgaatgCAAATACACTCACGTGTCAAATAtagttcaatttgcttgatcagctctccagttatactgaaaattgtaagggagacttctcgtacccaaatatcgttccgtgccaaatttggatccatttgctgttgtagttcttgagttgtgcagtaaaaattgtatgaaacttccctacctctttcctttctcccccctgtaagaaggaaggggtctcaaacaatcattagaacattacacgttcccaaatacccgcccatgccaagtttggttccatttgcttaattacttttttagttatgttaaaaactacaaaagaggccccctcccccctttatatctccttactggaaagagggaggggtctcaaatgatcatagaaatatttttcgtatccaaataccctcccatgccaaatttggttccgatatcttgattagttctcgagttatatgaaaaaatagatggtagcccccctcccctcttcctatcatcccactgagaggagggaagggtacctaatattcatagataTATTCCTCTTTCCCAGTATCCACCCCATgttaaatttgataccatttgcttgattggttctcgagttatgcgaaaaattgtcttttgtttgggaggcccctcccccccctcatgagagagggaggggtctcaaaccacaataggaaccttcccctgcctccaatacttccacctgccaagtttcacgcaaatcggtccagtagtttccgagtctatagggaacagacagacagacagacagacagacagaaatccatttttatatacactgccggccaaaagtttgggatcacccactaaaaaacatgcaaattttgatcgtttatatctcagccgtcttaggacatattgaaaatcttctgatctcatttgaaagataatgagcaataactatctcggaggtatttggcccaaatataatgttttagttttgaacttaaaacttaacctaaagttataacattttcaaaaaatcgcactcaatattcaaagccgatcatctcgggatagggtggaccaaatctcaaaatttgagtagcattagaattcctgttctttacttctcaaaacacaatcaaaaaaaatttgagaaaaaaatcaagaaagtatttttaattaataaaaaagacacttgagttatcgtccaaaagtttgggatcacctctttgtatggtgagtttgggatcattcttataaaaacatgcaaatttattttattcatatctttctcatctaacatcgtattgcagatctgaagggttcatttggaagctaaggaattgttgttttttaataaattcattcaaaaattatattttgaagtgataaccataaaaaaatcacctaaaattaattgttttttttttaagttccccggatttttttatagttctcacattaaaatataatttttgaatgaatttattaaaaaacaacaattcctaagtttccaaatgaacccttcagatctgcaatacgatgttagatgagaaagatatgaataaaatgaatttgcatgtttttataagaatgatcccaaactcaccatacaaagaggtgatcccaaacttttggacgataactgaagtgtctattttataaattaaaaatacattcatgatttttttctcaaatttttttgattgtgttttgagaagtaaagaacaggaattctaatgctactcaaattttgagatttggtccaccctatcccgagatgatcggctttgaatattgagtgcgatttttcgaaaatgttataactttaggttaagttttaagttcaaaactaaaacattttatttgggcaaaatacctccgagatagctattgctcattatctttcaaatgagatcagaagattttcaatatgtcctaagacggctgagatatgaacgatcaaaatttgcatgttttttagtgggtgatcccaaacttttggccggcagtgtatatagaTAGATATATGTACCTATATGATCATCATTTGCATCTCTCTCTATACTACAGACATATCGCTGAGCATATGGATGTACCGATCGATACTAGCAAGATGAGCGAACAGGAGCTGCAGTTCCATTACTTCAAGATGCACGACtcggacaacaacaacaagctgGACGGCTGCGAACTGATCAAATCGTTGATCCATTGGCACGGTAAGTTATTGCTATTGCTTACGTTTCTACAACACATCTTGCATAGGACAATTGGCCCATTATGTATTAGCATCTTGTggaaatgtgtttttgtttcTCGAATGTTTTTTGTATGCGTATTACAAAAGCTCATGTGGTCAGGAATCTGGTAGATCATTTTTGGCAATAATCTGTGGACGTTTGCGGTAACTGGTTCATAGGCAGCGTTTGTACTTATGCTTGTATGTTATACACTGGGATATTGTTATAGTTAcatgtttgttattttcagcacattttatgttttattctGTTGGGAAGTGTTCTTTTgtcataaaaaaagttaattgtGCCGAacgttttcataaaatttatccaCATTTTTCCTTTACTTTTAAACAGGCTTACTCATATTCTCttcatttacttcaaaatttccattcgTTGCCGACGCAACCACAGTAACGACGCTGTTAGCATTTACTCGCGAACGAATCTAAACATGCAACAGAAGAACGCCGTCTTAGTGAACACGAACTATTATTTTTCGTTCTGTTTGCGTTGCTAAGACCAaacccaccgggcgttgctatttcggtcggtattttagatgttttgataggttgcgtttttatctacttactgatttttgcacccattgttgccatccaggttggtatttgtgtttgtttgttttctgatagcgacgaccggctgcgttgctaccgggttgctacataaacgaatcctgtaacaacctactgctcgaatgctatttctcgaatcaagttagcgactgttggtgcgatgatgggttgatagatatgttgctgaatgttctcgattcgaggtttagcaaccattggtgggcctggtcAAAGACGTTATGTGCAGATTgtttttatcttcgttccaatcaaaACGTCAATACGCACAAAACCAAGAGAACAATTCTGATTTGATGATTTCGAAGAATCGCAGAAAtaaaatcatacattttttttgaaaaatcaaaaatcataacgcgttaaactcggaagaaatcagcAGGGCGTTTTTTCCGAAGCGATCATGCTTCTATTTAGCTTTTGGCATTAGGTCtttagatttcaaaatggcgtccaagcaagaggagctacgaatcagaattttgtacATGCGTCGTGAAAATCTAAACTACACGTacgcagaaatagcaaaatcgttgaatgtggcgaaataaaaatcaggctacgttaaagtaacggaaaatctgctcaaagtgatgaccttttctttggtcatcgctccacattttcactctaatatgtgttgtgagcctatttGGTTGAATATTCTACTGaaacaaagcaatcgaaagattcccttagATCcccttttctaaattttaaataagaatgaaagggaatctttcgattgctttgattcagccacattttcacttcagcattggtacctaatccagttccttactacctattttttatcacattcgcAATAAtcggcaaaatcaggcatatttaaaaaaaaatcagggaaattcaatggcttatcaggttgtcagactTGTGTGCTGAAAGAACacgagtttgaattttgaaatcgcagaactgtacgttcgtTTTGCTGATGTTTCCTTTGATGCTACCGGATTGCAGTTTCAGTTTAACGAAATAGACTCGCGATTCAACATGCCTGGTTGGAACACGACATTCTCGGTTCCATCGAAGTTTGCCCGAATTCACGGAAGCACCTGATTCTTCAAAATACCCATGTAGACGACTTCAGTATAAACTTTATTTATGAAAACATGAAGCCTCTCAGTTTTCTGGAGAAAGCTCGAATAAAAGTTTAACAATTAATCGAAAATCAAGGATTAAGGaacacctctaaaatctcctcgaaaacaacaaaaatacctGAAATGTAGTGGTGATATAGTACTGAACTCTCTGCCAACCAGTTagacacatacatacatacatacatacaaacatgaAGTCTCTTCAATCCATTCAGAGCAATTGCTCCAGATACCATGACTCCGGTGGGATGCTTGGTAGTAAACTTAAATTTCACATTCTCTGGAACATCCTTTGCGCTTTGCTCTTACCCCTGATGACGCATTTaggtgatttgatttgaaattcgtttatttgaaagagTGCCTTGTCCACTCCTGATTTGGCATCCTACATTTAAGTGATCTTTGATCAATCATTTCTTGGGGAATTCGAGATATTTGCTTCCCTCCCTTAGCCAGTATGTATACTGTACCACTGTATAGCAAGGTCATAAAATACAAGTTTATCTGACTTTTACAGTAAGAGCAAACGCAGCAGTGAGTGTGCATTTTGCTCTTTCCAGCGGACCGATTTTGGTATACCCACTCATTCGCGTACCAGCTGTAATTACGAGAAATGCAATGTTTATGTTTGTCACTATAAGTATCATCCGATCAAACAGATCCCGCACATTAAATTATTAacaattaaacattaaaaatcttcaaaaatcgtcaaaaataaCCCGAAACATACTGCgaaaaattttcgtattttacTGTGAGCTTAATCAAGTTGAATGAACAGGGTCAGTGTGGTCGACATTgagtggttgtttttttttaaatgaatcataTTTTCATGCTAGTTAAGAAAATACAATTTGTTAATGTAATCACCTACGAATTTTGGCTTAAGTTTgccatttcttatttttgtcaagTAGTCCAGtttgttcatttattttgtGTAGTGTACCTAGTATGTTACAGATGTTTCTCTCTCTTTTCGGATCCCTTTTTCAATCGCTAGCTTGTATCTGGAAACAAATTAGAAAGTACGCCTATGAACCAGTCACTgtggatttttttccattctaaaATAAACCACTGTAGAATGCCGTGTCCGAAGCATGTAATCTGCTATTCCGCTCAACACTGTTAATCTGTTTGAATGagtatttcgtttttttttcttgccaaacccGTAACCCCTTCAATACGCAATGCTTGTCCCATCACGACAGAGGAAAGCAAAAACCAGGAGCAAACCGGTCAACCCACCCACCAGGACAAAATTTTCTCCAACGATGAGCTGTCTGCGTTGATCGATCCGATTCTGAGCTCGGACGATCACAATAAGGACGGATTCATTGACTATCCGGAATTTGTGCGGGCACAGCACAAGGCAGCGAGCCAGGGCAACCCCCCGCAGTAGTTAGTAAAGTGGTGACACAGAACCTCCCACCTCTCGTAGGGCGTCCCAGGCCGAGCTTCCTGTTCTAGAGCGGACGGAGAATTTAAATAACTCTTTTCGTGAGAATACTACTCTATACTTTAAGCTTCTGTTGTTTTCTCCGTTTGTATCTCAACCGAACCACTCAAATATTTGTACCAACAGACAAGGATTGGTTGGCAAGTAACATGTTCTCGTTTCTAGCTTTAGACTTTTGAGTTACTCTCGTAGATTTTACATTCCACTTACATATGTTGTAAATTTCGCTGTCAGTAATTATTTGCTCAGAATCGCACTATAGCTTCGTATTTTCCGAAAACATTGAAACTATGACTGAAATTTAGAGTTCTTAAGTTCAAACTAAGATTAGGACAATCTACACTTTTTGCATTGTGCTAGTATCTCGGAAGTGAGTGTTTCGTATTCGAAAGGTATTCCAATCACGGCGGCACACAATGAAACGAAAGGAATTGTCTGAACCTCCAGAAACTCATGTGCACAAACTTTTACTTAACGAGGGTGGAGAAGGAGAGCGAGGATGTTTTCGCGCAAGGTAAATCAAAGATTAATCGAGTCGTTAATGTTGATGGGTGTGATTGTGTGTGAGCATTGTATTTTTGTACCAACGATAAACATGTTTGCGAAAAAGTTACttgagaataaataaaataatttgtgaCAAACGAACAACAACTTACAATCTTGTTTTCACATTTCCATTCAGCACGTTCCGAGAAAGTGGAATTGAAGAAATAAAACTTCAGCTGTATGTGTTTATCGctcgttttttcataaattcacaaataaataatcttgaattgagatttcaaatttttcatttttagcgATTCGGATTCATAACCCAGAACTCAGATATCTGAATCAGAACTGGTAATCAGAACTCGAAATTAGAATTCAGgatcagaacttaaaatttagaattgagaatcagaattcacaattcaaaatttaaacacagaattgacttccaaaattttccaatggaaaacagatttcctttaaagagatgtagtatttgatatttataaaactaaacgaacatttaataaaataagtaattataattaaaaaaaaaaagaaaacacaaaaagaaattaaattgctacaaaattcaccaaaatgtAATTAGAAGAGAAGAAAACTGATAACCGATCGATTCataacgattcaatttttcttttaataactgtaCCTCTTACTTTGatacaactttgattttgtacgaggaacggttgttgatggtttttatttcattagaccacctgtatccgtggttagagcatctgtattcgtggtctattcttgggtctaatttatacgataattgaaccaaagaaattagatccgatctaatgaaaaaattggcaactgcactcgtgttccattaactgtcgaACGGTTTAGAACTTCGttaaattggatccaaatctcatcagttttggatcaatcctttttaccagctctaaaaaaagttgagttgaaactggttgctcgggtcggaatttgggtctaaaccggctgtttggaccacggatacaggtgctcttaaaacagccggtttagaccaaAATTCCGACCCAAGCAACCACATCAGTATTCCATTATACCGATTTTATCTCAACATTTTTTAGAAccggtataaggattgatcgaaaactgatgagatttgtaTCCAATTTGACGCAATTTTAAACCGtaaatggaacacgagtgcggTTGCCAGTTTTTCCACTGGATTGGATCTAATTtcgttggttcaattcttgtataaatgaGACCCAAGAAttgaccacgaatacagatgctcttAGGCAAAGCGTTGTACTTAGTTAGACCAATAAATGAGATTCTTTTTGGACCTAAGGATTTCATGCATCGGCTTTGTTGTAGAAAATCTGACTGGCGGGAGTTATGAGTAcgtaaaatgaatgttttgattattgaaattAGTGTGTAAATTCTAgcataacatttcataagggcgaaactagcagttagctcgattcgagaaaaacgcatttgaaatttcggaaaatctaatcaaatactatttaaccctcatccgcattagggtgtcattttgacaccattgcaagtttgaaggcttgtaactttttttagaagcttcaaaatacaaaaatttcttcggggaccctaaatgaattcaaaagttcttcaatattgcatctttactttttttatggacgaaccctggaagcctggacaaaaaactcccttttccgacttttggtgtcattttgacaccacaaaagtaaaatctatttaagtcgtttgaattattatgaacttcaaataaaacttatttcaatagaaaccttgtaatgtcagtaaaatatgtttagaacattatatacagctaaagttacaagttttctcgttattcagcatgaaagaaaaaaaatccgaaaaaacatgcctcacgaaaactgctgtagttaatatattacacgtccaaaaaaaaatttgtcttatgcatatgaaagctgaagttaatgcctacatcatgaagacaagaaatatttttttaaattttttttaaacgaaatggtcacaaaaagttaaaaaaaagtggtctaaaaaacctacttttcattcgattgctagtaaatactgtttgagcgatggtagagttttgataaaaatatgacaacaaactttattaaaattctaacattttgctatctttagatttttgatgcaacaaaaattgaatttactggaatttttcaaagttcactactttgcgcaatttttttacaaattgaaatttcatctgtttttgtggtccaccgtcaggttgtacccggattttcagtgcttttactttgtttggaccaatcaaaagtatattcattggaaagctaatttaatctacattctagtgaggtgcaacaaattaCGCtgtaagatttcacaaaaatatgaaaattataaacgtaaaatcattcctgaatttctagaactacaagcagcggtccagcgaaacgtgtttgtttgctctccgagtaggtacggtgggtggtgatttgggcagagagcgaagccgacagacgaaataatgatgcgtgtcgtgactagcaaacgagaactacctactgtcaatagaaaatttccaaccgaga is a window encoding:
- the LOC129739953 gene encoding putative mediator of RNA polymerase II transcription subunit 21 isoform X2 gives rise to the protein MKQLLLTLSLLAVVAFGQRVVPGVNPNQYQQQQQQYQPPPPQYNQQAPPQPHYQQQQQPQYQQHQGQVPVQPQFQQAPPQHQQQQPHQGGHAPHGGQPQQVLNTNNLQHEKQHIAEHMDVPIDTSKMSEQELQFHYFKMHDSDNNNKLDGCELIKSLIHWHEESKNQEQTGQPTHQDKIFSNDELSALIDPILSSDDHNKDGFIDYPEFVRAQHKAASQGNPPQ